In Firmicutes bacterium ASF500, a single genomic region encodes these proteins:
- the rcsC_9 gene encoding Sensor histidine kinase RcsC — protein MEYSGSLFEQAGEGVPAAGAHERHSGIQSVQNLEAVINEGLRVALLEETPDQSLEVLLEHLGKALNGERTYIFEQNESGCDDNTYEWAAEGVRPEKENLQNVPPEVCASWYQKFSVGKHIVIEHLEAIRETEPLQYENLKRQGIHSLVVVPLYDGKKIIGFYGVDNPPVKSLEYASNMLQTAAYFIVSSLKRRNLFRELQKRSHNVLHALSVDYLGIYEVNFDTGECEVYRSSEQMGLDWAAHFKDGYQAAMERYISKCVVPQDRERLRAMTEKDYVLAQLTTKKKFSVRYQVKDNFSGLQHLEIHFSATEKTEAGNCAIFAQRDVNAVVEQEEKYKLEARRSLENILEGARTGIWTIELEEGCPPRMYPDRTMRILLGVPDGIGPEECYRHWFERISPDYVKMVQEAVREILENGRSEVIYPWEHPELGKIYVRCGGVPDKTFQKSGASLNGYHQDITETMVTRKKQEQSIMELLERVRQANSAKSEFLSHMSHDLRTPINGILGMLSILEKSQDDPERQRACRKKIRVSTEHLLSLVNDVLQVSKLESGRLAAVEEPFDLHVILENCVEMLSPLAEERSIRLELEDSGLRHAGAIGNPLHLKQILMNVIDNAIRYNRPQGSVFVRAEETAFQEGTATCRFVIEDTGIGIGEEFKAHIFEPFTQENQDARTTYNGVGLGMSIVKKLVDQMKGTVKIDSRPGEGSVVEITLPVRVDEARSGTPAVKAWSVPDNIAGMRVLLVEDNEINCEIVEYILRDAGVEVVTAGDGKAAVDAFTAARPGTFDCVLMDLMMPVMSGYEAARVIRGLDRRDAEAVPIIALSANAFDEDIALAKDAGMNEHLAKPVDIHKMFQVMSQLRAGQSRQMDAGLVKD, from the coding sequence ATGGAGTATTCAGGGAGCCTTTTTGAACAGGCCGGAGAGGGCGTTCCGGCAGCCGGCGCCCATGAGCGGCACAGCGGCATACAAAGCGTTCAGAATCTGGAGGCCGTCATCAACGAGGGTCTTCGCGTCGCCCTGCTGGAGGAGACGCCGGATCAGTCGCTGGAGGTGCTGCTGGAGCACTTGGGAAAAGCGCTGAACGGAGAGCGGACCTACATATTCGAGCAGAACGAGTCCGGGTGCGACGACAACACCTACGAGTGGGCGGCCGAAGGCGTAAGGCCGGAGAAGGAGAACCTTCAGAACGTCCCGCCGGAGGTCTGCGCCAGCTGGTATCAGAAGTTCAGCGTCGGCAAGCACATCGTGATTGAACACCTGGAGGCCATCCGGGAGACGGAGCCGCTTCAGTATGAGAACCTGAAGCGGCAGGGCATTCATTCCCTTGTGGTGGTCCCCCTGTACGACGGCAAAAAGATCATCGGCTTTTACGGCGTGGACAACCCCCCTGTAAAGTCGCTGGAGTATGCGTCAAATATGCTCCAGACGGCGGCGTACTTTATCGTGTCCTCCCTGAAACGCCGCAACCTGTTCCGGGAGCTTCAAAAGCGGAGTCATAACGTGCTCCATGCCCTCAGCGTGGACTACCTCGGTATCTATGAGGTAAACTTTGACACCGGCGAATGTGAGGTCTACCGCAGCAGCGAACAGATGGGGCTGGACTGGGCCGCCCACTTTAAAGACGGCTATCAGGCGGCTATGGAGCGGTATATCTCCAAATGCGTCGTCCCCCAGGATCGGGAGCGGCTGCGCGCCATGACGGAGAAGGACTATGTGCTGGCGCAGCTGACCACGAAGAAAAAGTTTTCTGTCCGGTATCAGGTGAAGGATAACTTCTCAGGGCTGCAGCACCTGGAGATTCATTTTTCCGCCACTGAGAAAACAGAGGCGGGGAATTGCGCCATCTTTGCCCAGAGGGATGTCAACGCCGTGGTGGAGCAGGAGGAGAAGTACAAGCTGGAGGCGAGGCGGAGCCTGGAAAACATTCTGGAGGGAGCCCGGACCGGAATCTGGACGATTGAGCTGGAGGAGGGCTGTCCGCCGAGGATGTATCCGGACCGGACCATGCGGATTCTTCTGGGCGTACCGGACGGGATCGGGCCGGAGGAGTGCTACCGGCACTGGTTTGAGCGCATTTCGCCGGACTATGTGAAGATGGTCCAGGAGGCGGTGCGGGAAATATTGGAGAACGGACGCTCCGAGGTAATTTACCCCTGGGAGCACCCGGAGCTGGGGAAAATCTATGTCCGCTGCGGCGGTGTACCGGACAAAACCTTTCAGAAATCCGGGGCCAGCTTGAATGGATACCATCAGGACATCACAGAGACCATGGTGACCAGAAAGAAGCAGGAGCAGTCCATCATGGAGCTTCTGGAGCGGGTGCGGCAGGCAAACTCCGCGAAGAGCGAGTTCCTCTCCCACATGTCCCACGACCTCCGCACGCCCATCAACGGGATCTTGGGGATGCTGTCCATTCTGGAAAAAAGCCAGGACGACCCGGAGCGGCAGAGGGCGTGCCGGAAGAAGATCCGCGTGTCAACGGAGCACCTGCTGTCCCTGGTGAACGACGTGCTCCAGGTCAGCAAGCTGGAGAGCGGAAGGCTGGCGGCGGTGGAGGAGCCCTTTGACCTTCATGTGATACTGGAAAACTGTGTCGAGATGCTTTCACCCCTGGCGGAGGAGCGGAGCATCCGGCTGGAGCTGGAGGATTCCGGCCTGCGTCATGCCGGAGCCATCGGAAATCCGCTGCACTTGAAGCAGATCCTGATGAATGTGATTGACAATGCCATCCGATACAACCGGCCCCAGGGCTCCGTGTTTGTCCGGGCGGAAGAGACCGCCTTCCAGGAGGGGACGGCAACCTGCCGCTTTGTAATCGAGGACACCGGGATCGGAATCGGAGAGGAGTTCAAGGCGCACATTTTTGAGCCCTTCACCCAGGAGAACCAGGACGCGAGGACCACCTATAACGGCGTGGGGCTGGGGATGTCCATTGTAAAGAAGCTGGTCGACCAGATGAAGGGAACGGTCAAGATCGACAGCCGGCCCGGCGAGGGGAGCGTGGTCGAAATTACGCTTCCCGTCCGGGTAGACGAGGCGCGGAGCGGAACGCCCGCAGTCAAGGCCTGGAGTGTGCCGGACAATATCGCCGGGATGCGGGTGCTTCTGGTGGAGGACAACGAGATCAACTGCGAGATCGTGGAGTATATTCTCAGGGACGCGGGTGTGGAGGTAGTGACCGCCGGCGACGGAAAAGCCGCCGTGGACGCCTTCACTGCGGCCAGGCCCGGGACCTTTGACTGCGTGCTCATGGACCTGATGATGCCGGTCATGAGCGGCTATGAGGCGGCGCGGGTGATTCGCGGCCTGGACCGGAGGGACGCGGAGGCCGTGCCCATCATCGCCCTGTCGGCCAACGCCTTTGACGAGGATATCGCGCTGGCCAAGGACGCCGGGATGAATGAGCACCTGGCCAAGCCGGTAGACATCCATAAAATGTTTCAGGTCATGAGCCAGCTGAGGGCCGGCCAGAGCCGGCAGATGGACGCCGGATTAGTTAAAGATTGA
- a CDS encoding Monoacylglycerol lipase gives MIQTFDFSYPSSDKIHTVHAREWVPEGRPRGVVQIVHGVAEHIGRYDSVARFLASRGYVVCGEDHLGHGLTAGGKFGYFGPKNGWDLVARDVRRLRQLEGEKLPNLPYVILGHSMGSFLTRTYLIRWPGTVDAAVLSGTGQEPAAAVASGKALSGSLCRLKGPDHVSRLVNELSLGSYNKAFKPNRTSSDWLSRDEAAVDAYLADPLCTFLPTVSMFRDMMGGLQFIASRANLAKMNKSTPIYLLSGDRDPVGSMGAGVRKVEGMLRSAGCRDVTVKLYPGGRHEMFNEINRQEVFNDLIAWIESKLT, from the coding sequence ATGATCCAGACCTTTGATTTTTCCTACCCCTCCTCCGACAAGATCCACACCGTCCACGCCCGGGAGTGGGTCCCCGAGGGCCGGCCCCGGGGGGTGGTGCAGATTGTCCACGGGGTGGCGGAGCACATCGGGCGGTATGACTCCGTGGCCCGCTTCCTGGCCTCCCGGGGCTATGTGGTCTGCGGCGAGGACCACCTGGGCCACGGCCTCACCGCCGGGGGCAAATTCGGCTACTTCGGCCCCAAAAACGGCTGGGACCTGGTGGCCCGGGACGTGCGCCGCCTGCGGCAGCTGGAGGGGGAAAAGCTCCCCAACCTGCCCTACGTCATTCTGGGCCACTCCATGGGCTCCTTCCTCACCCGGACCTATCTCATTCGCTGGCCGGGCACGGTGGACGCCGCCGTCCTGTCGGGCACCGGCCAGGAGCCCGCCGCCGCCGTGGCCTCCGGCAAGGCCCTGTCTGGGAGCCTGTGCAGGCTCAAGGGCCCCGACCACGTGAGCAGGCTGGTCAACGAGCTGTCCCTGGGTTCCTATAACAAGGCCTTCAAGCCCAACCGAACCTCCTCCGACTGGCTCAGCCGGGACGAGGCGGCGGTGGACGCCTATCTGGCCGACCCGCTGTGCACCTTCCTCCCCACCGTATCCATGTTCCGAGACATGATGGGCGGCCTGCAATTCATCGCCAGCCGGGCCAACCTGGCTAAGATGAACAAGTCCACCCCCATCTACCTCCTCTCCGGCGACCGGGACCCGGTGGGCTCCATGGGCGCGGGGGTGCGGAAGGTGGAGGGGATGCTCCGCTCCGCCGGCTGCCGGGATGTCACCGTCAAGCTCTACCCCGGTGGCCGTCACGAGATGTTCAACGAGATCAACCGCCAGGAGGTATTCAACGACCTGATCGCCTGGATCGAGAGTAAGCTGACATAA
- the brnQ gene encoding Branched-chain amino acid transport system 2 carrier protein has translation MNEKLTPRQLTLIGSMLFGLFFGAGNLIFPLILGAKAGQSLPAALLGLLITAAGIPLLGVMSIGLTRSEGLLDLSGRVSSGFRLLFTCALYLTIGPLFAIPRCAATSFTIGVSPFVGEGAWLWQFGFSLCFFGAVLYFSLKPSKILDSVGKFLNPAFLLFLGIMLVTALLNPVQSVSSVAPSGDYANSPFFAGFLQGYDTLDALASLAFGIIVIRTVRQLGVTEPDRVAVSTVNAGVVSMSLMALLYAATALVGAQSFGLYADKLSAPGFTGGDAFAIIAQHYFGKGGGLLLAVTVTLCCMKTAIGLVTSCAETFQEMFPWSYSRWAAAFSGVSLLISSFGLSKIIQFSAPVLYFLYPLAIVLILLGLLGRFFGHARPVYQWTMWFTLAAAVLELCRVVDLRSVSSFAGRLLPLYSYGLGWIVPAALGFIVGLILEKSHSGRGQ, from the coding sequence TTGAACGAAAAACTCACCCCCCGCCAGCTGACGCTGATCGGCTCCATGCTGTTCGGGCTGTTCTTCGGGGCGGGAAACTTGATTTTCCCACTGATCTTAGGGGCCAAGGCCGGACAGAGCCTGCCCGCCGCCCTCCTGGGGCTCCTGATTACCGCCGCGGGCATCCCGCTGCTGGGCGTCATGTCCATCGGGCTGACCCGAAGCGAGGGCCTGCTGGACCTGTCCGGCCGGGTGTCCTCCGGGTTCCGGCTCCTGTTTACCTGCGCCCTCTACCTGACCATCGGCCCCCTCTTCGCCATCCCCCGCTGCGCCGCCACCAGCTTTACCATCGGCGTGTCCCCCTTCGTAGGCGAGGGCGCTTGGCTCTGGCAGTTTGGATTTTCCCTGTGCTTCTTTGGGGCGGTGCTGTATTTTTCCCTAAAGCCCTCCAAAATTTTGGATTCAGTCGGGAAATTTTTGAACCCGGCCTTTCTCCTCTTTTTGGGGATCATGCTGGTGACGGCCCTTCTCAACCCCGTCCAGTCCGTGTCCTCGGTGGCGCCCAGCGGGGACTATGCAAACTCCCCCTTCTTCGCCGGCTTTTTGCAGGGCTACGACACCCTGGACGCCCTGGCCAGCCTGGCCTTCGGCATCATCGTCATCCGGACCGTCCGTCAGCTTGGGGTCACCGAGCCTGACCGGGTGGCGGTGAGCACGGTGAACGCGGGGGTGGTGAGCATGTCCCTGATGGCCCTCCTCTACGCGGCCACCGCTCTGGTGGGAGCCCAGAGCTTCGGACTCTACGCGGACAAGCTGTCCGCCCCCGGCTTTACCGGGGGCGACGCCTTCGCCATCATCGCCCAGCACTACTTCGGCAAGGGGGGCGGCCTGCTGCTGGCTGTCACAGTCACCCTGTGCTGTATGAAAACTGCCATCGGGCTGGTGACCTCCTGCGCTGAGACCTTTCAGGAGATGTTCCCGTGGTCCTATTCCCGCTGGGCGGCGGCGTTCAGCGGCGTGTCACTGCTTATTTCCAGCTTCGGCCTCTCCAAGATCATCCAGTTTTCCGCCCCGGTGCTCTATTTCCTCTATCCTCTTGCCATCGTTCTCATCCTGCTGGGCCTCCTCGGCCGCTTCTTCGGCCACGCCCGCCCGGTCTATCAGTGGACCATGTGGTTTACCCTGGCCGCGGCGGTCCTGGAGCTGTGCCGGGTGGTGGACCTCCGGTCCGTGTCCAGCTTCGCCGGGCGGCTCCTCCCGCTCTACAGCTATGGCCTTGGCTGGATCGTCCCAGCGGCCCTCGGGTTTATTGTGGGACTGATTTTAGAAAAATCTCACAGCGGCAGGGGGCAGTAG